The following proteins are encoded in a genomic region of Sphingopyxis sp. YF1:
- a CDS encoding thiamine pyrophosphate-dependent enzyme yields MDAAQAVHEKFLAALAGGTLPDRGDAPDPASAGLSRAQATDIFLSQLTSRQMDRLSRHLQARGEGFYTIGSSGHEGNAAVAAALRVTDMAFLHYRSNAFQLHRARQLPGETATWDMLLSFAASSEDPISGGRHKVIGSKPLNIPPQTSTIASHLPKAVGAAFSVGIARRLGMTGLPLPEDAVVLASFGDASANHSTAQGAFNTAGWSAFQGSPMPLIFLCEDNGIGISTRTPTGWIEAQFRHRAGLHYIQCDGTDLAAAYAGACEAADYARRYRKPVFLHMATVRLYGHAGSDVQGAYLPKALIEADEARDPLLRGAALMAQQGWMTPAEIAETYEEIGATLARQAEAAILRPKITTPAGVMESLIPPKRDVARANTPSAEERKAMFGSDAQAMDKPMHMARLLSWALADLMLAHKEIAVMGEDVGPKGGVYNVTAKLHQRFGSARVINTLLDEQAILGLAIGMAHNGFVPMPEIQFLAYVHNAEDQIRGEAATLSFFSNGQYTNPMVIRIAGLGYQKGFGGHFHNDNSLAVFRDIPGVILAVPSNGRDAVQMLRECVRLAREEQRVVVFVEPIALYMTRDLHEEGDGLWTSTYEAPGEGAPIRFGDVGVHGDGTDLAIVTYGNGYYLSRQAEKLLAADGVKARVIDLRWLGPVDADKLVAAVGDTQRVLIVDECRITGSQSEALMATFVERTPEKKLARIAADDSFIPLGKAATLTLPSRDSIVAAARDLLAQR; encoded by the coding sequence GTGGATGCGGCGCAGGCGGTGCATGAAAAATTCCTCGCGGCGCTGGCGGGGGGCACGCTGCCCGACCGCGGCGACGCGCCCGATCCGGCGTCGGCCGGCCTGTCGCGCGCGCAAGCGACCGACATCTTCCTGTCGCAGCTCACCAGCCGCCAGATGGACCGGCTGTCGCGCCACCTGCAGGCGCGCGGCGAGGGCTTCTACACGATCGGATCGTCGGGGCACGAAGGCAATGCCGCGGTCGCGGCGGCGCTGCGCGTCACCGACATGGCGTTCCTCCACTATCGCTCGAACGCCTTCCAGCTGCACCGCGCGCGCCAGCTGCCCGGCGAAACCGCGACATGGGACATGCTGCTGAGCTTTGCGGCATCGAGCGAGGACCCGATCTCGGGCGGACGGCACAAGGTGATCGGCTCGAAGCCGCTCAATATTCCGCCGCAGACCTCGACGATCGCCTCGCACCTGCCGAAAGCGGTCGGCGCGGCCTTTTCGGTCGGCATCGCGCGCCGGCTCGGCATGACCGGGCTGCCGCTTCCCGAGGATGCGGTGGTGCTCGCGAGCTTCGGCGATGCGTCGGCGAACCATTCGACCGCGCAGGGGGCGTTCAACACCGCGGGCTGGTCGGCGTTCCAGGGGTCGCCGATGCCGCTGATCTTCCTGTGCGAGGACAATGGCATCGGCATTTCGACGCGAACGCCGACGGGCTGGATCGAGGCGCAGTTCCGTCATCGCGCCGGGCTCCACTATATCCAGTGCGACGGCACCGACCTTGCCGCGGCCTATGCCGGGGCGTGCGAGGCCGCCGACTATGCGCGCCGCTATCGCAAGCCCGTCTTCCTCCACATGGCCACGGTTCGCCTCTACGGCCATGCCGGGTCGGACGTGCAGGGCGCCTATCTGCCCAAGGCGCTGATCGAGGCCGACGAGGCGCGCGATCCGCTGCTCAGGGGCGCGGCGTTGATGGCGCAGCAGGGCTGGATGACCCCGGCCGAGATCGCCGAGACCTATGAAGAGATCGGCGCGACGCTCGCAAGGCAGGCCGAGGCGGCGATCCTGCGGCCCAAGATCACCACGCCCGCGGGCGTGATGGAAAGCCTGATCCCGCCCAAGCGCGACGTCGCGCGCGCCAACACGCCCTCGGCCGAGGAGCGCAAGGCGATGTTCGGCAGCGACGCGCAGGCGATGGACAAGCCGATGCACATGGCACGGCTGCTCTCGTGGGCGCTCGCCGACCTGATGCTCGCGCACAAGGAGATCGCCGTGATGGGCGAGGACGTCGGGCCCAAGGGCGGCGTCTACAATGTCACCGCCAAGCTTCACCAGCGCTTCGGCTCGGCCCGCGTCATCAACACCTTGCTCGACGAACAGGCGATCCTCGGGCTCGCGATCGGTATGGCGCACAACGGCTTCGTCCCGATGCCCGAGATCCAGTTCCTCGCCTATGTCCACAATGCCGAGGACCAGATTCGCGGCGAGGCGGCGACGCTCAGTTTCTTCTCGAACGGGCAATACACCAACCCGATGGTGATCCGCATCGCGGGGCTCGGTTACCAGAAGGGTTTCGGCGGCCATTTCCACAACGACAACAGCCTCGCGGTGTTCCGCGACATCCCCGGCGTCATCCTCGCGGTGCCGTCGAACGGGCGCGACGCCGTCCAGATGCTGCGCGAATGCGTGCGGCTGGCGCGCGAAGAACAGCGCGTTGTCGTCTTCGTCGAACCGATCGCGCTCTACATGACGCGCGACCTGCACGAGGAAGGCGACGGCCTGTGGACCAGCACCTACGAAGCCCCCGGCGAAGGTGCGCCGATCCGCTTCGGCGATGTCGGGGTGCATGGCGACGGCACCGACCTTGCGATCGTGACCTATGGCAACGGTTATTATCTCTCGCGGCAGGCCGAGAAATTGCTCGCCGCGGACGGCGTCAAGGCGCGCGTGATCGACCTGCGCTGGCTCGGGCCGGTCGACGCGGACAAGCTCGTCGCCGCGGTGGGCGATACGCAGCGCGTCCTGATCGTCGACGAATGCCGCATCACGGGATCGCAGAGCGAGGCGCTGATGGCGACTTTCGTCGAGCGCACGCCCGAAAAGAAGCTCGCGCGCATAGCCGCCGACGACAGCTTCATTCCGCTCGGCAAGGCCGCGACACTGACGCTGCCGAGCCGCGACAGCATCGTTGCGGCGGCGCGTGACCTTCTCGCGCAACGCTGA
- a CDS encoding ACP S-malonyltransferase codes for MTATRKTALVIAPGRGTYGKGELGSIARLHGARFADRIANFDAQRRDRGQATVSELDGADRFSVGVHMRGDVAAPLIYTATALDWLSIDRDRYDVVAVAGNSMGWYSALALGGAVSVEDGFRISNAMGLNSQTHGPGGQILLQVVDEDWRPVPGLRATLFDLVASIAARPGHALALSIDLAGMLVLAGNEEGLAALLAEAPPTPGRDPLRLAGHGPFHTPLMFGSSDKARAELPASLFGTPAIPLVDGRGHIWRRFASDPAAMWDYTFGHQILAPYDFALSVQVAVKEFAPDVVILPGPGDTLGGAIAQSLIGIEWQGIAGKADFMARQAADPILLSMGRAEQRALVIA; via the coding sequence ATGACTGCAACCAGGAAAACCGCGCTCGTTATCGCCCCCGGCCGCGGCACCTATGGCAAGGGCGAACTCGGCAGCATCGCGCGGCTGCACGGCGCACGCTTTGCCGACCGCATCGCGAATTTCGACGCCCAGCGCCGCGACCGCGGCCAGGCGACGGTCAGCGAACTCGACGGCGCCGATCGCTTCAGCGTCGGGGTGCATATGCGCGGCGACGTCGCCGCGCCGCTGATCTACACCGCGACCGCGCTCGACTGGCTCAGCATCGATCGCGACCGATATGACGTCGTCGCCGTCGCGGGCAATTCGATGGGCTGGTACAGCGCGCTCGCGCTGGGCGGCGCGGTGTCGGTCGAGGACGGTTTCCGCATTTCGAACGCGATGGGACTCAACAGCCAGACCCACGGCCCCGGCGGGCAGATCCTGCTCCAGGTCGTCGACGAGGACTGGCGCCCGGTTCCCGGCCTGCGCGCAACCCTGTTCGACCTCGTCGCGTCCATCGCCGCGCGCCCCGGCCACGCGCTCGCGCTGTCGATCGATCTCGCCGGCATGCTCGTCCTCGCCGGAAATGAGGAAGGCCTTGCCGCCCTCCTCGCCGAAGCCCCGCCGACGCCCGGTCGTGACCCGCTTCGCCTCGCGGGGCACGGTCCCTTCCACACCCCGCTGATGTTCGGCAGCTCGGACAAGGCCCGGGCCGAGCTGCCTGCTTCGCTCTTCGGCACGCCGGCGATCCCGCTGGTCGACGGGCGCGGCCATATCTGGCGGCGCTTCGCATCCGATCCCGCCGCGATGTGGGATTACACCTTCGGTCACCAGATCCTCGCGCCCTATGACTTCGCGCTGTCGGTGCAGGTCGCGGTCAAGGAATTCGCCCCCGACGTCGTCATCCTGCCGGGTCCCGGCGACACGCTCGGCGGTGCGATCGCGCAATCGCTGATCGGCATCGAATGGCAGGGGATTGCCGGCAAGGCCGATTTCATGGCGCGGCAGGCGGCCGATCCGATCCTGCTGTCGATGGGCCGCGCCGAACAGCGTGCGCTGGTGATCGCCTGA
- a CDS encoding site-specific integrase translates to MARVVQDTKLAKREHRLRLEARKKPYWMTLNEGEHLGYYRGARVGKWVARYRRAGAGANYQETTIAEADDSADADGTVILNFKQAQEAARGWFLSLEKNAGRRRGAYTVSDALDDYLHGFQGKDVANTRRRIEAIVRPQMGHHEVAALTTQIVHDWLIGLASAPARLRTAKGASQNVRMTADTDEARRSRRSSANRILTILKAALNRAYRDGTVGADDAWRRVKPFAKADAPRLRYLTDDEARRLTNATDRAFRPIVQAALLTGARYSELARLEVRDFDRQSQTVWLRETKAGTPRAVYLEGEGVELFEQATVGKEADALVFPRPDGKKWGPSHQARPLAAACVAAKLAPTGFHDLRRTYGARLALRGVPIAVIAEALGHADERITRRHYAHLSKSYVADTVRTAVAGLGIVEASNVARLEPARQP, encoded by the coding sequence ATGGCGCGCGTGGTTCAGGACACGAAGCTTGCGAAGCGCGAGCATCGTTTGCGGCTTGAGGCTCGTAAGAAACCCTATTGGATGACACTCAACGAAGGCGAGCATCTGGGCTATTATCGGGGGGCACGCGTCGGCAAATGGGTTGCGCGGTATCGCCGGGCCGGCGCGGGCGCGAATTATCAGGAAACCACTATCGCCGAGGCGGACGATAGTGCTGATGCCGATGGCACAGTGATTCTGAATTTCAAACAGGCACAGGAAGCCGCGCGCGGTTGGTTTCTATCATTGGAGAAAAATGCCGGACGTAGGCGCGGTGCCTATACAGTTTCCGATGCCTTGGACGATTACCTGCACGGCTTTCAGGGCAAAGATGTCGCCAACACGCGCCGCCGGATCGAAGCCATCGTGCGCCCCCAGATGGGGCATCACGAGGTCGCGGCACTCACGACACAGATTGTTCATGACTGGCTCATAGGTCTTGCCAGCGCGCCTGCCCGACTGCGAACTGCCAAAGGCGCATCGCAAAACGTTCGCATGACAGCGGACACCGACGAAGCCCGTCGCAGCCGCCGGTCGAGTGCCAATCGCATTCTCACTATTCTGAAAGCCGCGTTGAACCGCGCCTATCGTGACGGGACAGTCGGTGCTGACGATGCTTGGCGCAGGGTGAAGCCCTTTGCGAAGGCCGATGCGCCCCGCTTGCGATACCTGACCGACGATGAAGCCCGGCGTCTGACCAATGCCACCGACCGCGCGTTTCGACCGATTGTTCAGGCCGCGCTGCTTACTGGCGCGCGCTATTCCGAACTCGCGAGATTGGAGGTTCGCGATTTCGACCGGCAATCACAGACTGTCTGGCTTCGCGAAACGAAGGCCGGGACGCCTCGCGCGGTCTATCTTGAAGGCGAAGGGGTCGAATTATTCGAACAGGCGACGGTCGGCAAAGAAGCTGACGCTTTGGTTTTTCCGCGTCCTGACGGAAAGAAATGGGGGCCATCGCATCAGGCCCGTCCCTTGGCGGCTGCATGCGTCGCCGCCAAGCTTGCGCCAACAGGCTTTCACGATCTGCGCCGAACTTACGGGGCACGGCTGGCGTTGCGCGGCGTGCCGATAGCCGTGATCGCCGAGGCATTGGGTCATGCGGACGAACGCATCACGCGGCGCCACTATGCGCACCTTTCCAAATCCTATGTTGCGGATACGGTTCGAACGGCCGTTGCGGGGCTGGGGATTGTTGAAGCGAGCAATGTCGCTAGATTGGAACCGGCTCGGCAGCCGTGA
- a CDS encoding helix-turn-helix domain-containing protein, with the protein MTARQFLTVQEFCDRFAVSRSTYYRLVANGDLAPVHIGRAVRVRATDASNWADSLANDN; encoded by the coding sequence ATGACAGCACGGCAATTTTTGACTGTTCAGGAGTTTTGCGACCGCTTCGCGGTTTCGCGTTCGACCTATTACCGGCTCGTCGCCAATGGCGATTTGGCACCGGTGCATATCGGGCGTGCGGTTCGCGTTCGCGCGACCGATGCTAGCAACTGGGCGGACTCGCTCGCTAACGATAACTGA